A part of Deltaproteobacteria bacterium genomic DNA contains:
- a CDS encoding transglycosylase SLT domain-containing protein codes for SARRETHALLEKNPELIKSLPENFMAEEVSLLLKENQAIIALAKIQEQKIAIAPKTPEYFGALFLEAQILKALRRGEEADYILLTISADGELGGADRAMLQITKDAWNANDHDRAFQFINRLLERFPETSYKDEALYIKGHLFEETHQLAEAKNVYLELHDSTVSLEIKLKTLKRIAWLYLQQESYVFAADSFQKMFATAEEMLSTAQKPKFDELDNLHHHAMFWQAFALSELDSATLRTLHHPSAESIWESLSKMQPPTFYSMLAGKFLAGGTSELKLVSRSSHTDSDMRQCVLDLPARLIDTLAELKSVDLSQFAQFEVDWFLANQMDSAKFSELSRTPIVRIQTDTTRASLYSQFASPTLAIRAASRALKEVAPLETSDERLSRCADFLLDLSYPTAEIEVFREAASTFSVSESTLLAIARTESHFDPKAISSVGAMGLMQLMRETAKTEGLLAENDLFDPKTNISLGTKHISRLLSTYDGNKIFAIAAYNAGQSAVNRWRARMPNIEPYLWLELIGYPETRNYVKSVLLAEEIYLQKLLRTN; via the coding sequence CATCAGCCCGCCGTGAAACCCATGCTCTACTGGAGAAGAATCCGGAGCTGATTAAATCATTGCCAGAAAACTTTATGGCTGAAGAAGTTAGCCTGCTTCTAAAGGAAAACCAAGCTATTATAGCTCTTGCTAAAATCCAGGAGCAGAAGATTGCCATTGCGCCAAAAACGCCTGAGTATTTTGGGGCGCTTTTTCTCGAAGCGCAAATATTGAAGGCGTTGCGGCGCGGAGAAGAGGCTGATTACATATTGCTAACGATTAGCGCCGATGGAGAACTCGGCGGTGCCGATCGCGCTATGCTGCAAATTACCAAAGATGCCTGGAATGCGAACGATCACGACCGCGCCTTTCAGTTTATCAATAGACTTCTCGAGCGTTTTCCCGAAACTAGCTACAAGGATGAAGCTCTGTACATTAAGGGACATCTCTTTGAGGAGACCCACCAACTAGCAGAAGCTAAGAATGTTTACTTGGAACTACATGACTCCACTGTCAGCCTAGAAATAAAATTAAAAACTCTTAAGCGCATTGCCTGGCTGTATTTGCAGCAAGAAAGCTATGTATTTGCGGCTGATTCCTTTCAGAAAATGTTTGCAACCGCCGAAGAGATGCTAAGCACGGCGCAAAAACCCAAGTTCGATGAGCTAGATAACCTCCATCATCATGCAATGTTTTGGCAAGCATTCGCATTGAGCGAATTAGACAGTGCTACGCTTCGAACATTACACCATCCCTCTGCCGAAAGCATTTGGGAATCGCTGTCCAAAATGCAACCGCCAACCTTTTACAGCATGCTTGCTGGAAAATTTCTAGCTGGCGGCACCTCCGAACTAAAACTCGTATCTCGTAGCTCACATACCGACTCAGATATGCGCCAATGTGTGCTAGACTTACCTGCGCGCTTAATTGATACATTAGCCGAGCTAAAAAGTGTCGATCTTTCTCAATTTGCTCAGTTTGAGGTGGACTGGTTTCTTGCTAATCAGATGGATTCTGCGAAGTTTTCCGAGTTATCAAGGACCCCAATAGTAAGAATTCAAACCGACACAACCAGAGCTAGCTTATACTCCCAATTTGCAAGCCCTACTTTGGCAATACGAGCGGCGAGTCGCGCCTTAAAAGAAGTTGCACCTTTAGAAACAAGCGACGAGCGTTTGAGCAGGTGTGCCGACTTTCTATTGGACTTGAGTTACCCGACAGCAGAAATTGAGGTATTCCGCGAAGCCGCTAGCACATTTAGCGTTAGCGAATCAACGCTTCTAGCCATCGCCCGAACAGAAAGCCATTTCGACCCAAAAGCCATTTCCTCGGTGGGAGCTATGGGACTCATGCAGCTCATGCGAGAAACGGCGAAGACCGAAGGTTTACTCGCCGAAAATGATCTCTTCGATCCCAAAACTAACATTTCCCTGGGAACCAAACATATTTCCCGCCTTTTATCCACCTACGATGGCAACAAAATATTTGCAATCGCCGCCTACAATGCCGGACAATCCGCCGTAAATCGCTGGCGCGCACGCATGCCCAATATAGAACCATATTTATGGCTAGAGCTCATCGGCTACCCAGAAACTAGAAACTACGTAAAAAGCGTCCTATTAGCAGAAGAAATTTATCTACAAAAACTGCTGCGGACAAACTAA